One uncultured Jannaschia sp. DNA segment encodes these proteins:
- a CDS encoding GntR family transcriptional regulator — translation MDALDPVTAEPALTQLVHDRLVEAISAGRLPPGARLTQDRVAKLLDVSRQPVSHALQLLKHQGLAVQHGRKGLAVAPMDGVQIWRLYQVRAALDGLAARMAATRVRDGAASRSEIAGLRRALERGAAIGDDAETITLVRADVAFHRALHDLSGNPEIARTVSGQWPQFMRSMAIVLDGRAHRTLVWTEHAAIVAPVLAGDADAAERCARDHAERAGEETKRRLGTMVIDASD, via the coding sequence ATGGACGCGCTCGATCCCGTCACGGCGGAGCCGGCCCTGACACAACTGGTCCATGACCGTCTCGTCGAGGCGATCTCTGCAGGTCGCCTGCCACCGGGCGCACGACTGACGCAGGACCGCGTGGCCAAGCTCCTTGACGTGTCGCGCCAGCCGGTCAGCCACGCGCTGCAACTTCTCAAGCACCAGGGCCTTGCGGTGCAACATGGGCGCAAGGGTCTGGCCGTCGCGCCGATGGACGGCGTCCAGATCTGGAGGCTGTACCAGGTGCGCGCGGCGCTGGACGGCCTCGCGGCCCGGATGGCCGCCACGCGGGTCCGCGACGGTGCGGCGTCGCGGTCCGAGATCGCCGGGCTTCGCCGCGCGCTGGAGCGCGGGGCCGCCATCGGCGACGATGCCGAGACCATCACGCTCGTCCGTGCGGATGTCGCCTTTCACCGCGCACTGCACGACCTCTCGGGCAACCCCGAGATCGCGCGGACGGTGTCCGGGCAGTGGCCGCAATTCATGCGCTCGATGGCCATCGTCCTCGATGGGCGGGCGCACCGGACGCTGGTCTGGACGGAGCATGCCGCCATCGTCGCGCCGGTCCTCGCCGGCGATGCCGACGCGGCGGAACGATGCGCCCGCGACCATGCCGAGCGGGCGGGCGAGGAGACGAAGCGCCGGCTCGGCACGATGGTTATCGACGCGAGCGACTGA